In Dermacentor albipictus isolate Rhodes 1998 colony unplaced genomic scaffold, USDA_Dalb.pri_finalv2 scaffold_35, whole genome shotgun sequence, the sequence GAGATACCTCCTCTTCGTCATTCTCGCCATTTATCCAAAGAAATCAGAACGCTGCCCAGCAGCAGCAATTGGATTGCAACTCATGAACCCATAGCAATGCGTAGTTGCAGGTTGAGTGTCAAAACCACTGGACTATAGCGTAATAGGCGAGCAATGGCATCTTCACGCGTATATCGGAGACGGCAGCAAGCGATACAGAAGCGGCCTAAAACAGCGCTGTTTGGATTCAACAGAAGTATGTTTTTTTGGAAAGTTGCATTGTCGGTGTGAATTAGTTCAGAGCACAGGGAATTTTCAAGCCTGCTGGCTTGCATAACGGAGGGGCCAGACgtctttttcataaaaaaaaGGCAGTAATTGAGGAACAAGGTAATATTTCCTTTATAGCAGCAACGATGCCTCAGTGTATTTATCAATACTTGGTTTCTGAGACATCATTTCGATACCGCGTGGATGAAATCACTGAAGTGTCTGTCTTTGATTCGATTTCTCATCGGCTGTGAAAAGCATTTGCACCCATATCGGAGATTTGGCTATAGAAAAGTTAAATTCCGGTGTTttgcgtgccacaaccacgacGTGATTATGAGACGCGCCGCATTGTGATACTTTGGAATAACTTTGGCCACCAGGGGATCAtcaacgtgcactcaatgcacagtaagcgggcgtttctgcatttttaCCACCTTCTATATGCGGCTTCCGCTGCTGAGATGCGATGCCGCACCCTCATGCTTACCAGCGCAACGCCAGTGCACTACGCCATCATGGCGGGTGGGTTTGCCTCCAAAGTTTGTCACGTTGCCAAGCACTGAATGTGTGCTTCACGCCGTCACAAATCTGGCATACTTGGCCACTGAAAGTACAGTGAAAGTAGCATTGAGTTATCAATTTCTAGCCAGGTGTAAAGTGTACAGGTTAACGGGTTCAGCTCATTTCCTCGATATTGCGTGTGAAACGTGGATGTAGTGCGTAAGTGCTTATGTTTTTTTCTTGCGTGTATGCATTTATGTATGCGCGTACGTGTGCATGTGcgcgaaagaaaggaaaaacaataATTTCACCAGACGCTTTGTCCCCGTCATTGTTATAGATAGAGCTGCTCTTAGTAGTAATGATGTTGTTAAGTTTCGTTGCCTGAACCCGTCTGGCCAACATAGCATTCCCGTTAAAGAgggcggtcttttttttttgcttctcttaTGCGATACTCGACGGTGCCCGTATATTTTCCAGCCTCCATTACTTAGCTCCGGTAATATTCCAAAATCTGTAAAATCAATTGAGGCTCTTAAATTATACTTCAAAGTAAATGTACCGGCATCATGAATGCTCAATTACGGACTGTTATGCGAGTGTATACTGCAGTGAAAGCAGTCAAGTCAATAGTGCGGTCGAGGGAAGGTGTAGGGCTAGGTGGACAAGCCCCGGACGGGACCCCTACGAATAAGCAGCTTTGATTCGATGTTCCAGCGCGCGTCACTGCGTCACACAATGCCGCCTTGGGCGGGAACATAGGCGCCCGGAACCGCCCGGACGACCAACGCATTCGGAAAGCAAATTCGCTTTCGTAGTAGTTTTCCACATACGTGATATTTCCGCTGCTTCTGAAGTCCGACTAGAACCAGTGAAAATTTTCAATAGCGAGCAACGACGCGACAACGAACAAGATAAGAACACAATGAATTTGTATTTTAGCGGCCAACAGTGGGCTCGGGGTTTGCAGTGCTTAGCGGCACTATTTCTAGAACGCATACGAAATTTGGCATGTCAAAGTGCCACCATGCAGAATCTTTTTTAATGTTTACGTGCATTCATGCCGCAAGACAAGCTAAAATGGGAGCGTGAACCTTTCAAAATGTTTCCCACTATCTAGAGAAAATGTGAGTTAAGAACTAGAAAAGACTGCCAAGAGAAATAGGggaaccggggggggggggggggagggttacacGCCAAATTGATGCACTGGGTGCCCGGGAGCCGTGTAACGCCACTGGCTAAAAGCACATCTATGTATGGAACATGAAGTGGAAGTGGGTTGAGAACCGAATGCTCATTTTCTTGGCAAATCTAAATTACTACAGGACTCCGAGGGAACTCAAACTTTTGTTGCTTGAACTGGTGACGTAcacacagaataatttttagtGCTCCCTGTTCttgcgctttccttttttttttaatggcccTTCGCATGACCCAGTGCACATATTTCTCTGCAAGGCCGTGGATCAACTTTTTCATACTTTGAGTACTGCAACGCCTGATTTCATTTCAATTATGCGCACAATGAATCTCTTAATATCAGTTCTTACGTGATATCAAGCGAAATTTTTGCATCCCATGGTTAAACGCTTTGCTAAACTCAGTAGTTGGTACGCCTTCTCAGGACTTGTCATCGGCACAGAAAGATACAGAGAAGCATGCCTGATGATTTTTAGTCATTAGGGATGCGTATAGATGTAGGGCCCTTCGACAATTTTTATTACGTCTACACCATCATCGTCACAATGTGCAGGGTTTTCAACAAACAATACGAAGCTCCTTCAGAGCTTTTCCGTTGACAAACCACCACTGGTGTAGTAAATGTGCAGTGTTCAAAGAGTGtgatcaataaatgtttattcaaaTGGCGAAGCTCTGAAATTTGCATCCACAATGAACCATCGGCAGTTTTCATCGCATAATCTGTAACTTATGCCGTTTACTGGGCAACAATGGTAAATTATATTCGATATTTACACGCTCTCCTCTGAACGACTCAATTGTGGAATAGTTGGTTAGCTATGGAAATGTACGTGACCATTACGAAATGTGTAAGGCGAATATGCAAAGCCAATATAAGAAACTTATGCTATATTCACAATGGGTAACAAACTAGACCAATTGGTTGCCCCTCTAAATTTTTGCAAAGCTCTGAAGCTCACTGCCCAGCCGGCACTTGCTGATATCATGCAATAAATGCAGGTTCACTGTTCACAACATTCCATTACAAATGCGCCTTAACACAAAAAAATATGTACAGTTCGTTGCCTGCCGTCACCTACAGGTACTTGCATCAACTCAAACCTTTCGTATCTTCATTTCGAAACAAACACGCGACGTATTATTCAGGCCACGAAGAGACACAATGGAAACAGCTCCAGAGGAAACAGGGCAGCATTTAAGAACGCCATAACGGCGCCCCACCCCGTTGCTTTGAAATGTTACTCTCATCCCAGCACGGGCTCTTCTACCTCATCTGCCTTCTTAACCTTCTCGCCCCTTGGCCCTCTCATCGTTATATCATTTTTTATAGAGCGAGACGTAGTGGCCGTTCCACCTACTGTGCTCGTCGCGTGCGggggcttggggggggggggggaagggctcTCGATGTGTTTGCCGAGCTGCATCGCCTCAGCGGCACACACAGCACTTGGCCCGGAACACCCTCGTCTGCTCTTCTCGCATGGCCGTCATACGCGCCGCAGACGGTCTGCAGACGGCATCTTGGCTCCGGAACACGGCCACTCTTGAGTCCACTAGAAAAAGGGGTGCCCTTGAAGCCGCCATAATACCTCAGTGCGACGTCGCATTTCTGCCTAATGTGTCGCTCATGAAGTTTTAAACACTTTTGCCTTTGCCGCATTATTGTCGCCTATATGTCCGGAATTAGAGAGCTTGAATTAGGCAGATACTTTTGATAACTTCTGAGGGCTGCAGAAGTTTCGTTTGAAGCGTCACAACTGCTTAACGAATGTTGCTATTTTCGTTTCAGGAAAGATCATGGCTTTCCACGCGAAGCTGGTGTCGTCAGCTGTCTTTGCACTTGCCATCCTCGGCGTCATCGAGGCATCGTCACAAGCCTCTTCGCAAAAGGATTTACCAGGTAAGCATTCACTTCCATGCACTTTCCTTCCTGTCTCATTATTAGCGATCTACATATAAATCTGAACGTACCCATGTACATTGATGGATTTATTTCTTGATTTAGAATTTGTGCACCCACGGGCATATTATGAAGTAAACAACAAGACACCAGAAGCTTAGTGCATTAAGAGAACTTACAAATGTCATTTGTGCATCGCAAGCTACACAAAAAGAATTATGCAACCAGTACTGGCGCCTTGAACACATTGGTCTCGTTAAACTCAGCACCAAGACAGTGTAAGCTTCTATCTTTACAGGTTTAATTGATCGCGCTCAAAGTGTTCGCAGGCATATATAAAGAAACGTTTCTGTTTCAGTTGCCTTGCTTGAGGCCGCCCGCTTTATACTTTAGATTTGAACTTCCTACATGTCTACATGTCTAGAAATGTTTGCAAACTAGTTGAAGAATTCATCCATTGTTTCATTTCTTTGACAAAAAGTTGATTCACTCACGAATAATGAACCAAATCTAACTATTTAATGGTATTGGTAATATTACTATTAGTTTTTTTAAAGGTGTATAGGTTGATTTTAATTTTGACAGTTCATATGAAACGCATGCACCTAAACAAATCTTTATGGCACTGTCTGACAGATCTCACGGATGATTGGGGTGTCAACAATACAAGTGTACCCCCGTGCGCTCAAAAAAAGTCGATGTTCGGCATTGCATCCTAAATACTATTGACGCTGCACATCACCTATCGTAGCTGTTTAAAACTGGCAGACGGAGATATGTATCTAAAATGCCTGGAAACGTGATTTCATTCATAGCTATGGAATTGGAAAAAAATtgtctattctttttttcatcgaTGGATAATTATTGATTTGTATAAAGCTGCATGCATGATAAGCAGTCGGTATTCGTCCTTTGCGAATACGCATCCGGTATGTGATTACTgtgggagaaggaaaaaaaatggattCGCCAAGTCCCAGTCATGTTCCCCAAGCCAGCGAATGTTTCTCGAGCCcactaagaaaaatgttttatttCATCTGTACTAACAGGCCCTGCTAAAAACACAATACCTATCTGATGCCATAATCATATCTAATGAAAAGAATAATCAAGCGCTTAATATATTTTGGTGTATTTTAATTGTGACCGCCAGCTTTAGCAAAATATATTTCGTTCTTAAATCATGTGCATATCTATACCTTCAAAGCAGGTAACTTTCTCGCAATATTGATTGATATTTATCCACGGTCATGGTAAACGACGGTATTTAGTTTCACTCTATTTTTCCCCAAAATTTCTTGGCACAACCTGCCTGGTCCTCAGTTTTTACTTAGAATTTATGTATACATTCTGGAACTTCAATACATTACTTTTCTTGCAGAATACTGCTCAAAAGGAGGTGAAATTGACTGGATGGCTGTGCTGAGCAAGGGCTTCGAACTTTACCAGAACTACGCCTCAAAGCAAGCAGCCTCTCCTGCGCGCTCACCTTTAGAAGACATTCTGGCAGCCGCAGTTCAGCAGAAAAGTGACAATGCAGTGCCAGCGGAAGAGAGTGGTACCGCGACGAAGCCTGACGCCAAAGAGAGTGCGGGCACTCATCAACCGGACGTCACGGCCGCTCTCCTGAGCTCGCTACTTTCGAACCTGGGAAATGCCGATGGCCCATCGAAGAAGTCAGCTGAAGCCGATCCAATGGCAGGACTCAAGACAGTGCTTGATGGACTGAACGCGTTGAACGGCAAAGGTTCATCTTCCGGAACTCCAGGGGCCGGATCTATCGATCTGTCTAAGCTTGCGCCCTTGATACTTCAAGGACTACCGTCTCTCCTTGGGACACAGGGTAGCGGGTCGCAGACAAGTGTCCTGTCTCTGTTGGGCTCGCTTTTGGGAAACCAGCAAAGTGGCAAAGGTCTCGAGAAAATGTTTTCTCAGGTACTGAATACCATCTTCAGTCCCGACAGGAAAGGAAAGGAGGGCGGCGTTGCAGATGGTTTGGAGCCAGCTATCTCGACTGTTATCGAATCCCTCCTCAAGGCTGGCTTTAAAGATGACGCTTCAACGAACGATGCACCGAAAGACGCAGAAAAGTCAACGCTACGAACCGAACTATAAGttaataaattattttttattagtcatgtcttGACCCGCACACAGGTACGCTACATGGAATCGTGaagaaaaggttttttttttcttttacgcttGTTGAGGCAGAATTATTGCACGTTTTCGGAATATTAACGCTACGGAACATTTTAGGAAATGCAAGTGAGTAGGCGTAACATCAAAGACTCTCCTATCTGAAAGACTATTGAAATGAGCGATATCGATTTATCGTTAATATACTGCAGAAGATTGCGAGGTATGGTCATCTACAACGTATGCACTAGCCGACGAGGAAAAGCTTGGATATAACTGAGTGGAAAAACTTTTGTCATTTGCATGCTCCTTATCCCTTACTCTAGTCAGGCAAAAATATCTTAAAAGAAATCAAAATTGTGCACCTGTAGAAATAATTTATTAGATGAAAAACAGTATTTTATAAATAATATTAATAGACGCCGTTTCAATCA encodes:
- the LOC135897254 gene encoding uncharacterized protein, whose amino-acid sequence is MAFHAKLVSSAVFALAILGVIEASSQASSQKDLPEYCSKGGEIDWMAVLSKGFELYQNYASKQAASPARSPLEDILAAAVQQKSDNAVPAEESGTATKPDAKESAGTHQPDVTAALLSSLLSNLGNADGPSKKSAEADPMAGLKTVLDGLNALNGKGSSSGTPGAGSIDLSKLAPLILQGLPSLLGTQGSGSQTSVLSLLGSLLGNQQSGKGLEKMFSQVLNTIFSPDRKGKEGGVADGLEPAISTVIESLLKAGFKDDASTNDAPKDAEKSTLRTEL